GAATATGATTCATTGTTGCAGCAATGGGTCTGATACTGTTGGGTGAAACTTGGGTGGTGATGTTGCATTGATTCACCTGCCTCCGATTTCTCAAAGGATGATGGGTAACTGCCTTGAAGACTTTTCATGCTGACTTAAATGGGGAGTGTGGACCTTTGATCCCACGTCCGACCACATAACTTTGGACTCATTAAAGCTGTAATGACATGTTCCAACCTTCAGCTTTTACTGTCCACAATAAATCTCCTCTTCCCCTTCTCATCTCTTCCGCGGCAGAACCTCCTCCCCCCCAACATGGAGGTAGAGGAATGTGACACCAGTCTCACCCTCTCCGtaggtggagattgtgctggtggcCTGGTTTCCACTCAATTCCATGCCTTGTTCcctttccaccaccaccaccaccaccagcagcaggaagaagaagaagaagaagactgtaGCAGGAAGACCATCATAGCAGGTGGCACGAGGAAGAAGCTAAGGCTCAGCCAGGAACAGCAAGCATTGCTGGAAGACAGCTTCAGAGAGCACACCTTTCTTGCTCCGGTTGGTACTCACTTGCATGCAAAAACCGTAGTTTGTTTCCTGCGTCTGACGAGTGTTGTTGTCATGGCAGAAACTGAAGCAGGAGTTGGCCAGCCGGCTAAACATACAGCAACGGCAAGTGGAGGTCTGGTTCCAGAACAGGAAAGCGAGGTAGTAAGCTCGACTCCTCCTctgttgcttcttcttcttcttcttgttccgaATTCCCATGGATCTCTGCCCGAGTGGGTGCAGGAACAAGTTGAAGCAGACGGAGGCGGAGCTGGAGACCCTCAAGAAGTACCGTGAGAGGCTGAGCGAGGAGAACCGGAGACTGAAGAGGGAGGTGGAGGAGCTGCGGAGCACGAGAAGGCTCGGATCGCCGGAGCCGATGGCGACCACGCTGACCATCTGCCCGGCCTGCTTGAGGAAGACCAGCTGCCGAGCGCGACCCCAACGCCAAGGAGGGACGAACGGAGTCTCCACGTAGTGAGCTGGTCAGCTCTGTACAACGTAGAAACAAAAAAGGAAGGAAATGTTAGCGTAGTATAAGATAAATGGAAATCTCTCTTTAGCACTACCTCAACTATACACAAATATGCCGCCATGCTTCTCTAATCTATGCATTCTAACTAATGCCCATGGCACAGTACGAGTTCTATTACACCGGACGATACAGGTCCTATACCAAACACACTACCCGGTTTATCATAATCCGTGCATCCCATAGAAGACAGATAAATACGGCTAAGAAAATCTTGGTTTCTACTATTCTTGTCATCTCAATACACAATTCAGAGAGTCCAATTGCATAAGAGTGTTCGAAGCAGAGAAAAATTGCAACTCAAGAAGCAGATGAAGAATAATAGCATCATGGTGGGAGTAGAAAGTGGAACGAGTCAGTGTTCCACAATGAGTGCCCGTGATTGTCTAAGATAAATTTGACCTGTTCTCAGCCAAGCAATTTAGGCTCAAGGTCAGTGTCACCATTGccaatacagaaaaaaaaaaaaaatgagaacaGGAATTCCTAAAAGTTTCTATCGTGAATACAAGATATAGCCATACACACTTCGTTCGGAAAACCAACAAATACACTCGCCAATGTTAAAGAGTCAAAAGCTCTCAAAAAAGATCTAAAAGAAATGAGATGAACAATATATTTCATCACCCAAAATGATGTTAGAACCAAGTAAGGTCCAATTTATTGAGTACCCACATGTTTaacattatattatatttatatatattttttcaacgaACAAGCTGTAATTTATTTGCTTGGCATTTTTCAGCTGTGAACATGTTAGAGGTGACAAAAGAGACTTACCTGTACGACAAGAGTACTCGAGGGAATTGAGACTGTTGATTTCAAACAGGTGCTTCATGTTTACACGAGAAACCTGACCAAGAGACAAacgaaataaaaaaagagaatagGTTTTAGACAAATGCTTGCAACCAACACCTGCTTTTGAATAGTTCACAATACCATGGGGAATAGTCAGAGAACTGACCTCATCAATCATTATTATGTCCAGCCATTTTTTGTTTCAACCAAGCCAAGCCAAGCCAAGCCAAGTGATACCACAGAATGCAGCTACAAAGAGAGGTGACAGAAAGCAGGATACCCAAGCTGGTTCATTGTCAAACGAGTTTTCTTGACCTGCAGAAATTTCAAAGCAAAGATGAAATACCAGGTACGAAAAAATAACTTGATATTTTTGGCAGGTTGTGCATCATGATTCAGAGATCAAAACAAGCTGGTTGACTGCCTCAACCCGACAAATTGTTTCATAAATGTTGGCCAACATATAAAAACACCCACCTTAGAAACAGTAGAGGGATGACTAGAATCAAATGATTACATCCATCAAGTCCCTTGCTTCCTTCCCAAGTTTCGACCAATTTCAATGCTGATGACCAGAATGGTCAGCACCTCCCATCATTCGGCCAATTTGATGCAAACAATCTATCTTTCGATCAGATGCGTAGGAACCAACGACTGAGTCCTGTTCAATTTTCAACAAAGACATATGGCTGAGTCAGAACAAGAGAAATGTCATTGTAACTTGTGCTGTATCTATTTTATAGTTCACAACTGATTGTTTTGGCAGGAATTCGCCTGAAATTGCTTCATTCACATTCTAAATGcaaaaacaaaatacaaaaaCAACTTAACCGACGGGAAGCCATTGGTTCCAAAAACAAATGAAGCACATCTGAGTGAAAGAAATAATTGGAAATTTTCAGATACATCATAGATGATTTTTAGCACTTTAAGCAAGTTGAAATATATCAAAAATGAGTATGTTCATTTTGATTCAGtctgaaacagaaaaaaaaaaaaagagtgggtATTTTCTAGCCCCAACATCAAATGCTAGCCACCTTTATGGGCAAGTTTATAATCTTTGGGTCAATACATTTACTCTTATCAGAGAAGCCTTCGCCTAGAAAGTTCAGCAAAGATTT
This DNA window, taken from Musa acuminata AAA Group cultivar baxijiao chromosome BXJ3-7, Cavendish_Baxijiao_AAA, whole genome shotgun sequence, encodes the following:
- the LOC135643620 gene encoding homeobox-leucine zipper protein HAT14-like, producing the protein MTCSNLQLLLSTINLLFPFSSLPRQNLLPPNMEVEECDTSLTLSVGGDCAGGLVSTQFHALFPFHHHHHHQQQEEEEEEDCSRKTIIAGGTRKKLRLSQEQQALLEDSFREHTFLAPKLKQELASRLNIQQRQVEVWFQNRKARNKLKQTEAELETLKKYRERLSEENRRLKREVEELRSTRRLGSPEPMATTLTICPACLRKTSCRARPQRQGGTNGVST